GTTTCATCGTGACGACTCTGGAGATGGACAGTCGGGCAGTCGTGCGGTTCTACAATAAGGCGGGGGACGGCGGAGCAATGGATCAGGGAAGGTAAGCAGGCGGTGAGGATGACGCGGCTGAGCTGCCACAGGTTCCGGGCGAACGAGGTGCGGCTCGCCCTGAGCGTCATCGCCTACAATCTCGGGAACCTGTGGCGGCGACTCGCCGTGCCGAAGCGGGTTGACACCTGGTCGCTGACGAGTCTACAGCAACGGTTGATGAAAACGGGTGGCCGTCTCGTGAAACACGCGCGATACTATTGGCTGTTGCTTGCGGAAGGGCACCTGACACGGCGGCTGTTCGGAGCGGTCGTGCAGCGGCTGGCGATGCTGCCGGGGCCCGCCGGGTAGCGGACGGTATCGTTGCAGCCAAAGCGAGCGGCAAGGAGGCCGACAGGAGCGGTGTCTGAGAAATCGGTTGCCAGCGCGACCATGCCAAGGGTTGGGCTCCTCGGAAAGGCCAGATCGAGCGTTTGGGGTCGCAGAGCATACTCTCCACCCGAAGCGGCAGTCAAATTTCTTCCACGGGAGGTGTTCAGGAACCCATAGCGGAAATTCCGATTCAAGTACGAAAATCGAGAGTTCGACCAAACCGGGCAGATCGGTGCTAGCTCGGTGAAACCGTCTGCCGGAAGGGTGGACCCAGAATGTTTCTCCCCCAGATTAAAGGATTGGTCCGCGCCATGTCGGCTCGAGCCCGAGCCAGCGATGTACCCACGTTTGCTATTCCTACCTATGTTGAGATGGTAGAGATGGGGACGGCGCTCAGTCGTTACTGGAGCGATGCATCCAAAGGTTCGCTGAATCTTGTTTTTCACGCGTATGCGCGCGAGGTGGCTCTTCCCCAAACGGCGAGCGTGCTGGCCGGCATGAGCCGCTACGCCATCGCCGACGCGATTATTGCCGCCGCATCTCCAGAT
This genomic stretch from bacterium harbors:
- a CDS encoding transposase; translated protein: MTRLSCHRFRANEVRLALSVIAYNLGNLWRRLAVPKRVDTWSLTSLQQRLMKTGGRLVKHARYYWLLLAEGHLTRRLFGAVVQRLAMLPGPAG